The Dictyoglomus sp. genomic interval AGAAAATGGATTTAGAATAATTCCAGAAATTCATAAAAGGGTAATTTTTAGAAGGGCAAATTTAGTTAAAGAAGAGGAAATTAAAGATTTAGCTAAATCGAAGATAATATTTTGTAGGAATGTGTTTATATATTTTTCTGATGATATTATACAAAAAATCTTGAGGGTTTTTGAGGAAAATATGGAAAATCCTGGATATTTGTTTGTTGGTTCTGCAGAATCTCTCTTGAGATTTTCTCATTCCTTTGATCTTCAGATAATTGGAGGAGCTTTTGTATATGTCAAAAGATAATTTAAATAAAATTATAAAAGTTCTCATAGTGGATGATTCTGCTTTTGTAAGAAAAACTCTAACTCATATTTTATCTAAGAGTCCCTTTATTGAAGTGGTTGGAACTGCGAGGGATGGAGAGGAAGCCTTAGAGCTTGCAGAAAAGCTAAATCCCGATGTAATAACCTTAGATTTAATCATGCCCAATATGGATGGAATTTCCTTTTTAAGGGAACAGATGAAAAGAAAGCCTATTCCAGTGGTAATAGTAAGTATTGCCAGTGAGTCTGGAGAACTTGCTATAGAGGCTTTAAATTTAGGTGCTGTAGATATTGTTCAAAAGCCTACTGCTCTTGCAACGGAAAAAATCTATGAAATATCTGAAGATTTGATAGGGAAGGTAAAGAATGCAAGTAAAATTTCTCTAACTAAGGTTGAAAAATTAATAGAGAAGCCACCTGAAAAGTTAGAAGTAAAGAAAGAATTAATAAAAACAAAAGTAGATATAATAGTGATAGGGGTATCTACGGGAGGACCTCAAGCATTAAGATATTTAATTCCTAAATTTCCTAAAGAGTTTCCAGTGCCCATTGCAGTGGTTATACATATGCCAGTAGGATATACCGAGCTTTTTGCCCAAAAACTTAATGAAATAGCGGAACTTGAGGTAGTAGAAGCAAAAGATGGAGAGCTGTTGGAAAGGGGCAAAGTTTATATTGCTCCTGCAGGAAAACATATGCTTTTTGTAAGAAAAGAAAAGGTATATATAAAGCTTGATCTTAAGCCCTTTGATACCTTACACAAGCCGTCTATAGATATTACTTTTAGATCCGCAGGAGAAGTTTTTGGGGAAAGGGTTTTGGGAGTGATAATGACTGGAATGGGAAATGATGGAACCTTAGGTGCAGAATTTATAAAATCAAAGGGAGGAAAAATTTTTACAGAAGCTGAAGAAACGTGTATTATATATGGGATGCCTAGATCTGTAGAGGAAAAGGGACTTTCCGATAAGGTTGTTCCTCTATATAAAATGGCAGAGGAAATTATTAATTTTGTGACGGGGGGATATGATGAAAATTCTTTTAATTGATGATTCTTCTCTTGCAAGAAGATTATTAAGAAAAATATTAGAAAAAGAGAATCATGAAATAATAGAAGCAGGAAGTGGTATGGAAGGTTTAGAAAAATATTATCTGGAAAAACCCGATGTAGTATTTTTAGATCTTACCATGGAAGGATTATATGGACTTGATGTTTTAGAAAAAATAAAAGAGATAGATCCCTCTGCAAAGGTAATTGTAGCTTCTGCAGATATCCAGAAGCAGACAAAAAATCTTGCATTGGAAAAAGGTGCCTTTGCTTTTATAAATAAGCCCTTCAATGAGGAAGAAATTTTAGATGTCCTTAGAAAGGTTTAGGAGGAAAAATAATGCTATTAACAGAGAAACAAAGAGATGCTCTTACAGAGCTCATTAACATTGCCTTCTCAAGGACAGCAAATTCCCTTTCAGAATTAACAGGAGATAGAATTCTTCTTGAACCACCTAAAGTTGATATTCTTCCCATAGAAAATATAAGTAAAAAGTTAGGGGAAGAATTAAATGGAGAAGTGGCAACAGTACATCAAATATTTACTGGTCCTGTGGCTGGAGATGCCTTACTTATGTTAGATTATCATGGAGCAGTAAGACTTGCAAGTATCGTAGCAGGAGAAGAAGAAATAGAAGTAGATTATCTAACTCCATCCTTAAAAGAAGTAATAATGGAATTAGGAAATATTCTTCTTAATGCTTGTCTTGGTATGTTTGGAAACCTTCTTCAATTACATATAACCTTTTCAGTTCCCAAAATTCATTTAGATGAGCTAAATGCAATTTTAGATACCCTTGTTATATCCCAAGAGGAATTAAAATATGCCCTTATTGCAGTAACAAGATTTAGAATAAAAGATAGTTCCATAAAGGGCTATTTAGTGATTATTCTTGGAGTGGCATCCCTAGAGAAACTTTTAGAATCCTTAGATAAATTAGGTTAGAAAATGGAAGAATATCTAAAAAGCTACTATCAATGGATTGAAGAATATATACCTTGGGGAGTTTTTGCTGTAGATTGGGAATTTAAAATTATCTTTTGGAATAGATGGCTGGAAATAAATACAAAAAAGAGAAAAGAAGAGGTTTTAAACAAAAATCTTTTTGAAATATTTCCTGAGCTTAAGAAATTTAAGAGTTATTATCTTCAAGCTCTAGAGGGAGGATCCATTATATTAGCCCAAAGATTTCATAAATATTTTATTCCAATAAAAATAGAGGACGAGGATTTAGAATATATGCAACAAACTACCCAAATTTTTCCCCTAATGGATGATGGAGAAATAAAGGGAGTAATAACTGTAATAGAGGATGTAACAGATAGAGTCAAAAAAGAGGAGATTTA includes:
- a CDS encoding chemotaxis response regulator protein-glutamate methylesterase, which codes for MSKDNLNKIIKVLIVDDSAFVRKTLTHILSKSPFIEVVGTARDGEEALELAEKLNPDVITLDLIMPNMDGISFLREQMKRKPIPVVIVSIASESGELAIEALNLGAVDIVQKPTALATEKIYEISEDLIGKVKNASKISLTKVEKLIEKPPEKLEVKKELIKTKVDIIVIGVSTGGPQALRYLIPKFPKEFPVPIAVVIHMPVGYTELFAQKLNEIAELEVVEAKDGELLERGKVYIAPAGKHMLFVRKEKVYIKLDLKPFDTLHKPSIDITFRSAGEVFGERVLGVIMTGMGNDGTLGAEFIKSKGGKIFTEAEETCIIYGMPRSVEEKGLSDKVVPLYKMAEEIINFVTGGYDENSFN
- a CDS encoding response regulator, producing the protein MKILLIDDSSLARRLLRKILEKENHEIIEAGSGMEGLEKYYLEKPDVVFLDLTMEGLYGLDVLEKIKEIDPSAKVIVASADIQKQTKNLALEKGAFAFINKPFNEEEILDVLRKV
- a CDS encoding chemotaxis protein CheC, which codes for MLLTEKQRDALTELINIAFSRTANSLSELTGDRILLEPPKVDILPIENISKKLGEELNGEVATVHQIFTGPVAGDALLMLDYHGAVRLASIVAGEEEIEVDYLTPSLKEVIMELGNILLNACLGMFGNLLQLHITFSVPKIHLDELNAILDTLVISQEELKYALIAVTRFRIKDSSIKGYLVIILGVASLEKLLESLDKLG